The stretch of DNA CAAGCCTAAAGTCAAAggcaaagccaaagccaaaggcttcgagggatatggtgagacgcacaactggacgcacattacccccttctcgcagcttccctatttcaaggacctcaaactTCCTTACAATATTGATGTGATGCACACCGAAAAGAATGTGGCAGAGTCACTTTTCCACACGATCCTCAACATTCCTGATAAGATGAAGGATAACGTAAAAGCTAGAGCCGATCAACAGAGAATTTGTGATAGACCACGCCTGAACATGAAGCCTCCCACAGGCGGTCGAAGAAACTGGTTCAAGCCAGATGCTGACTTTGTCCTTAAACCGCCAGAAAAAAAGAAGTACTTATCTGGCTGAAACAAATTTTGAAGTTCACCGATGGTTATGCATCGAATATAAGTAAGGGAGTCAATCTTTCAACGGGCAAAGTGACCGGCCTGAAGAGTCATGACTACCATGTATGGATTGAGCGGATAATGCCGGTGATGGTTCGAGGCTATGTCCCCGAGCATGTCTGGCGAGTGCTTGCCGAGCTTAGCCATTTCTTCCGCATGCTCTGTGCTAAAGAAGTAAGTAAAGAGGTGATTGAAAAATTGCATAAGAAGGCACCGGAGTTGATAGTCaagctagagaagatctttccgccAGGCTTCTTTACTCCGATGACACATCTCATTCTGCACCTCGCGAACGAGGTATTGTTGGGGGGCCCTGTGCAAAATCACTGGCAGTACGGCCCTGAGAGGCAGAACAAGCATCTCCGACAGAAatgtggaaacaaagctaagattgaagcttccatagctgaggcagttatcctagaggaggtgtcagacctcaggacatcatactatccagaccacgttccccatctgcataacaaggtgcctcgatacaatatagaagagcccaagtatcaacccaggctcgatctattcaacgcgcaaggtgggagggctggggcctcgaaatcttataacatgccatgacaagagtgggaggacctcatgttctatatcttgcacaacatcaaggaaGTTGAGGAAGTGTGGATGAGGTAATACCACTACACCATTCCTTTATGTCTTCCACATCATCATGTTTCATGTTCACTTAGTCCCGGTCTAACACCGCTTATCTTTTTTAGTGATTTCGTTCAAGAGGAATGGACGGGAGTGAATCCTCCTACTGAGGCGGAGGCACTTACTCTTCTCCGTCATGGAAACCCTGGACGTAAAAATTTTGTTGCTTGGTTCATGGAGAAAGTAATTTTCCACACTCCCCTATTAAATACCTACTTCAACATTTATTAGTTAACCGAACTAATGCACGCAACAATTTCCATTATACTTGTAGGGAAAAGATCTGAACATATCTATGGATGATGAATTGAGATGGGTTTCAATGGGTTTTGACCCTGCCGTCATGACATGTAAAAAGTATGATGTGAATGGGTATCGCTTCCATACAGAGGAGCACCAAAACAGCCGCCCCGATCCCAAAACTATAAATACTGGAGTGTACACCCCCGGTCAAAATTCAGTAGACTACTACGGAAGGGTACAAAATATATACGAGGTTAAATTCCGCCAGGGGCGTGAGACCCTAAGTCTGCCTGTGTTCAAATGCCGATGGTTCGATCCGCGGGAGGGGGTAAAACATACGCCTTCCATTGGTTTGGTCGAAGTTAAACCATCAACCGTCTATGCCGGAGCCGATCTCTTCATTGCGGCTACCCAAGCTACACAAGTATATTATCTGCCTTACCCATGCCAGAAAGTGTATCTAAAGGGTTGGGAAGTTGTGTTCAAGGTGTCGCCACATGGTAAGCTACCAGACCCGAATGAAGACGATTACTACAACATTAACCCCATGACATACGAGGGAGTGTTCTATCAAGAGCaacctgatgatgatgatgatgatgtggttagaaacgatgacgctagaccattgggtgatgatgatgtggaccCAAATGTCGACGATGCACGGAATGATGGTGAGACCATTGTCAATGAAAATGACATACTTATGCTAGAAAAGTTAAACAAAGACGCTGACGACGAGGAAGAGCCTCCACCTCCGTCGGACAACGAAGATGATATGattgatagtgatgatgagacgGACCGAGAAATAGGTTACAACAGTGatgattcatatgggttctagcagatgtacgtttcgagtatttttttctatagtttaggaatatgcctttttatgcatttttatTAATGTGTTTATTATCATGCCTTTTCCTTCATTTCATTAATTTACTAATTGCTTTTTCTCTTTTCAATGCAGGTTCGTGGAACATGGGCAAGGGGAAGGCCGACGGCGTGGGTTTCCTACGCAAGGTCGTCAGCCTGCCTAGTCGGAGTGGTCGAGCACGTAATCCTCCCCCTCGGCTACTTGACGATGACtcctcacagggaggtcgagggagaggtgcccctagaggaggagggggcggggggAGAGCCTCTAGAGGACGAGGTGCTGGGGGGAGAGCCACTACAGGGGGTCGCGGCCAGAAGGAGTGCACCCTCACCGACTTAGGGGTGTTGTCTTCGAGGccctcctctagtgaggtaccctcctctagtgaggcaggcgaggaggaggaggaggaggaggaggttggggaggaggttggggagggggaggcgggcGAGGAGGAGGGTGGTGGCGGGGATGATGGTGGTGACGGGAAGGGGGTTGACACGAAGGGGTGGCTGCGTGGCAACGCAAAGCTACCAAAGCAGGTTCCTGCTACTGAGGAGCAGAAGTGGCTCATTGAGCCCACGGGAAAAGAGTAAGTGGTTCATTATGTTGCTTGTCACACGCTTATTCTGgttgttatttatttttcttgtcacatgctaatagttcattcttttgcagcaactggatatattctaaaggggtccgtattcccaacggcctcatcaccgtcttgctgaagttatattggccggggttgtactgtcctgatccagtcaggcagccggaccgtcgggttttggccacgagctggGACCACTGGGAAGCGGCCCGCCACGCGGACCATGAGACCCATGCCAAGGCCGTGATCACTACTTTTTGGGTGAGTTCTCTTCAGAAGCACAAGTCCATTCTAGTTTCATGAATGATTTAACTCATGGCTTCTCCCGTTCTTGTTTCATGCATGATTGTAGAAATTCTATCGAGTTCTTCCAGAGCACAGGGCTAGAGCGGACCAGATCGTGCTGCGCCAATGCAAGAAGAAGGCCCGCCAGATGCAGTACGAGGTGCGCTATGTGGCCATCTCCACATACTACCACGACTATCTTGGTGTGAAGATGACCAAGGAAGACGCGCGAAGGATGGGCATTACCTTGGAGAGGCCCGAGTTCTTGGCGGTAAGTATAAAAGATTTTTCATTATGCTTTCATATATTATGCTTTCATTATGCTTTCATTACCTTGTGGTACATTATGCTTTATGATTTATgcttccataacaccaatttggacacacctacatgccattatgcttttattatgtaggtgtgtccaaattggtgttatggaaaagacgagtcctgggcggcattggtggatctttggtgtgatgaggctggagcctgggcggctatgagaaccaaaaataaggctaaccgagggacggagggagtacatgctcaGGGAAACCGAAACCACTATCTCCACAAGGCAGTTAATGTATGACTAACTCCATTAAACATTCTTCTTGTTCTATTTACCATCACTTTCTTATGTATGACTAACCTCTGTTTGGTGGTGCAGGAGGAGAAACTGAAGCGGCCGCTCTCACACATGCAGGCGTGGGAGATCGCCCATACGCGGAAGGACCCCAAGCCTGGCGAGCCCAAGTACTACGGCAAGAAGACCGCAGAGAGGAAGAAGGCCTACTCCGAAGCGTAACTGGAGTTACATCCTGACACACCTGACCCCATTGCGGCGCCTCTGGACGACATGGCGGTGGTGAGGATGGGGCCCAAGGAGCACGGTCGGGAGGCGGTTCTCGATGCTGTGATCACTCCTAGTATCTCCTACACACAGCTTCGTCGGATCGACCCGAGTCTGAGCCAGCGCACGAGCCAGCCAGTGACTAGTACACAGTACCTCTTTCAGGAGCAACAATCTGTAAGTATTTTCCCTCTTATCTTCATTTCTCACTTCATTTTCCGCATTTAGTAGTTTTATGAGTTCCATCATGTCATACCGTAGGCCTACATGGAGTACACACGCCAGGAGACCATGGCGTGGCATCAGAGGCTTTATGAACACCAAGTGCAGAGGGATAGCCAGATGCAGCAGGCTTTTCAGGATATGGCGACCGGCAGGTGTACTCAGTTCCCTCCAGCACAATGCCCTCCAGCACAACCAGTGCTGATGAGCTTTGAGGAGTTTGTGGCACAGAACGCTGGCCCCTCGCCGGTTAGTTCATCCCCAATCTATTCACCCAAAGCATGTCATGCCTTTCAACACAGTCATATATCCCGTGCATATGTCTTTTCAACATCCAGGGAACAGGTGGATCTACCGTTGGCGGTGGTCTTCGCAGCACTCCGGAGACACGGAGCCCGACCACTCCGAtccacggaggcggaggcggaggaggaggcggtctTGGCGGTAGCGCTGCAGGTAGCAGTGACAACCTGGGCTTCGGCGGTCTTGGCGGTGACGACCTCCGTGGTGCTCGACGTCCTGGCGCTTAAGCCTTTGGGTCACATTGTGGCGGTCTTGGTGGTGATGATACTTATATGCTTGTGATGTTTCTTATTGTTGTTTGTGAGATTCTTATGCTTGGTGGTGATGATACTTATATGTTTATGCTTTGCGATGCTTCTTATGATGTGTGATGATGAATTTGTTCTGTGATGCTGCTGGGCCAGCTGTTATGTGATGCATATATTTGTTGTGTGCTGTATATATTCAAATGAATTGAGCTGaaacaaaacagaaaaaagaaaaaaaaacagacagaaactatgccgacggcaaggccgtcggcatagagcTGCCGTGAGCTCCCAGTGGCTGCCACGTGGCaggtctatgccgacggcttagccgtcggcatagtttcaAACTTTAGCCGTCGGCACAGGCCTGCTCCAGGAGCTCCAAGTGGCTGCCACGTGGcaggcctatgccgacggtctagccgtcggcatagattcaACCTAAGCCGacagctatgccgacggccaggccgtcggcaCAGACCTGCCACGTGGCGAGCAAGCTTTGGTCAGCACTTGACGGCGGCCGCCGTTAGGCGATAACGTTGCCGACGGCAGGGGCCGTCGGCGTAGATGTACGGACACCGTCGGGATagggcctatgccgacggcctttcTATGCCGATGGCATTCCTGGCTACGCCGACGGATATGTTGCCGACGGCCCtatgccgtcggcataggcctgtcCCGACGGCCATTCAGGgatatgccgacggccctggccgtcggcatagggtgCGATTTCGGTAGTGAAGGCCGGCGACCTGCGAAATCGGAAGGCCAGATCATGAGGACAACGACACAGGACGGCGGTGGCCGGATCGTGAGGCCGACGACACAACATGGTGGCGGTCAGATCATCAGAGCACCGGCAGCTGCTCGTGGACGCGGGTCTGGTCCACGCGACGCCATGTTGCGACCGGACCGAGTTCATGGGTTCTGTGGAGTCCGTGGTGTCAGTCGTTAATCTGCCGTCGCAGCACATGGACCGCCGGGTGATGAGCCACTCGTGGACGTACGTCTGGTCCACGCAACACAGAATTGCGACCGGAGTGAGTTCGTCGGCGCCAGAGGTGTCCGTGGAGTTGCCGGCAATCAGCTGCCGCAACACATGGACCGTCGGGCGTCAAGAGTGATCGTCCCCAACAACAGGCTCAGAGGGGACATTACATGGCATACTCCAATTTGTCGACACCATGAGTGGATCTCGATTTCTTGAAGAACCTCTTTTGCAGTCCTTGTGTGGTCTCTGGTGGTGGTAGTTCCTCCTACTTCGCTGATCTGTTTGgcgttttccttttcttttttgttttgGTTGTGTGCATCCTTGATGTCTCGACTAGCTCTTGACATTATGTCGTTGCAGAGGCCGGGTATAATTGATATCCGCTTGATATTAATATATTCCCATTATAAAAAAAATCAACAATCCATGTTATTAACTAAGTTTTTATGAAATTAATTAACTCTATGATACCACTATTATAAACACCTACTCCATccgatccaaaataagtgtcgtggttttagttcaaatttaaaatatGACGTCCCAAGCACAAACTCCACATAGGGAACATTAATATATAAATAATTATGTGGTGTTAATAATAGGGTGTCTCTAGTGCttatctagatgtgacatagtatGATACTTCCATTATGACCAGCCTTATTCTCACTATGGCCAACCTGAATTTCTTTCGGTTTGAAGACTTGAGATTTCAAGTGACCACGGAGGCGAGTTTGGTTGTGGTGAATATTGTGGACCAGATGATCGGCGTTTTGCAGGAGTACCGGCTAGCAGGCGCGACAACACATGTGGACTTCTTATTGGTGGTGCTCTTTGGGCACAAAGTCTCGACTTCCGGGGTGAAAACCCTTGGTCCGACCTTCACTGGTTGTACCTAGCAATGGCGGATCTCTATTTGTctccttgttgaaggcattgcttGAAGTTCAGTCAGACTTTTTTCAAAGTGAAAACCCATGATCTGTGATCAGGCGACGACTGTGTTGGTGCACGGTTTCCTTCTTGGAGGCGTTGTTCTTGAAGAACCTCTTTTACAGTCCTTGTGTGGTCTCTGGTGGTGGTAGTTCCTCCTACTTCGCTGATCTGTTTGGcgttttcctttccttttttgtTTTGGTTGTGTGCATCCTTGATGTCTCGACTAGCTCTTGACATTATGTCGTTGCAGAGGTCGGGTATAATTGATATCCGCTTGATATTAATATATTCCCATTATAAAAAAATGAACAATCCATGTTATTAACAAAGTTTTTACGAAATTAATTAACTCTATGATACCACTACTATAAACACCTACTCCATCggatccaaaataagtgtcgtggttttagttcaaatttaaaatatGACGTCCCAAGCACAAACTCCACATAGGGAACATTAATATATAAATAATTATGTGGTGTTAATAATAGGGTGTCTCTAGTGctcatctagatgtgacataatATGATACTTCCATTATGACCAGCCTTATTCTCACTATGGCCAACCTGAATTTTCTTTCAGTTTGAAGACTTGACCTCAAAGTTTACACCCACCTCTCAATTGGCATTTGATCTATATGGTCAGTAATTGAGTGCTGTAGCGGAA from Triticum urartu cultivar G1812 chromosome 3, Tu2.1, whole genome shotgun sequence encodes:
- the LOC125547335 gene encoding uncharacterized protein LOC125547335 — translated: MAVVRMGPKEHGREAVLDAVITPSISYTQLRRIDPSLSQRTSQPVTSTQYLFQEQQSAYMEYTRQETMAWHQRLYEHQVQRDSQMQQAFQDMATGRCTQFPPAQCPPAQPVLMSFEEFVAQNAGPSPGTGGSTVGGGLRSTPETRSPTTPIHGGGGGGGGGLGGSAAGSSDNLGFGGLGGDDLRGARRPGA